The window CGGTACGCCCCAGGCCTGGTGCGCATCATCATGGATCGTGACCTGAAGAAGGCGATGAGAAAGGCCGAGCAACGATGACCGACCATCCCCATGCGGCGACCCCACGCGCCGACGTGTTCGAGAAGGCCTTGACGTACGACCGTGCCCGACAGGCTCGGGAGGCGGGGTTCTACCCGTACTTCCTCCCACTCGAGAGCAACGAGGGATCCGAGGCCATCTACCACGGTCGGCGCATCTTGATGTTCGGTTCGAACAACTACCTCGGCCTGACGACCCATCCGAAGGTGCGTGAGGCGGCTCGTCGAGCGATCAGCGAATTGGGGACCAGTTGCACAGGGTCACGATTCCTCAACGGGACTCTGGAGATGCACCTGGAACTCGAGCGGCAACTCGCCGAGTTCGTCGGCAAGGAAGCAGCCCTCGTGTTCTCAACCGGCATGCAGACCAACCTGGGCACGATCTCGGCGTTGATCGGTCGCAGCGACACCGTGTTCCTCGACAAGGACGACCATGCCAGCATCGTCGACGCTGCCCGCCTCGGCTGGGGGAGGATCAAGCGTTTTCGCCACAACGATCTTGGGGACCTCGAACGCCAGTTGCTGTCCACCGCCGACGACCGGGGTCGTCTGGTCGTCGTCGATGGGCTCTACAGCATGGAAGGGGACTTGGCGCCGCTTCCCGAGATACTCGATCTGAGCCACCGATACGGTGCGCGAGTGATGGTGGACGATGCCCACGGCATAGGAGTGATGGGGGCGGGGCGAGGTACTGCAGCACACTTCGGCGTCGTGGATGAGACGGATTTGATCATGTCCACGTTCTCCAAATCATTCGCGTCACTCGGCGGATTCATCGCCGGCGACACACAGGTGGTGGATTTCATCCAGCATCACGCCCGTGCGCTGATCTTCTCGGCATCGATCCCTCCGCCGAACGCCGCCGCCGCGTTGGCGGCGCTGGAGATCATGCGGTCCGAACCGGAACGGGTCGAACGGTTGCAGCGCAACGGCGAGCGGTGGCGGACCGGGCTCCAGCATCTCGGGTTCGATACCGGCAACTCCGTTTCTCCGATCGTTCCGGTGATCGTCGGTGACGACATGGTCACCTTCGGCATGTGGCGCATGCTGCTCGACGAGGGTGTCTACACGAATCCCGTTGTATCCCCTGCGACACCGAACGGGCGACAGTTGCTGCGCACGAGCTGCATGGCAACGCACACAAACGATCAGATCGACCGGGCACTCGAGGCGTTCGAGAAGATCGGAAAGCTGGCGAACCTCATCTAGTCGGTCCTGGTGGTGGGTCGCGTGGGATTCGAACCCACAACCTGCGGATTAAGAGTCCGTTGCTCTGCCAGGTTGAGCTAGCGACCCAGGGACCGCAAGGATAGACGGTTGTTCGTCGCTGGCAGCAATTGCCGCGAGCGCGTCAATCCAGGCCATTGTTCGGTGCCAGGCGTCGGTGCTTCGGCGCACGAGGACTCGGCAGATGCCATGTGGCAGATGGTTCTTTCGGTGTCCCGTGCCACCCGGCTTGATGTACGTCTTGTAGAAGTCGGGGTCGTTGAGCGATATGGCTTCTCTCCAATAGGCTTTGGCGGCGGGTTCGCCATTGCCCTCATGGAGGTGGAGCGCAAGTACGAATTCGGCATCTGAGTCGTGATACCTGCGAACCCACGCGAGAAAGACGCGCAATAGCCTCGGGTCAGCATTGGTCACCGATAACATCTTCTTGGTCTTTCCTCCTTCACCCCAGTAGAGAGCGGTCCCCGCCACCCAGAGGGGCTCCTGGGAGAGAGTGCCTGCCTCCTCTGAGGCGTGCCGGCGAATCTGCTCAACCTGAGCGCGCCGTCGCCCCTGCGTGTCGCGGGGTATGCCGCGTTGGCTCAGAGAGCGAGTCCTGATGGCCTCGATGGCCGTGTCGGCAAGCCGAATGTCTGCGCACCAGCCGGCCAGCGTTCCCTTGGGCACCGGGATCAGTCCCATGATCTCGCCGTAGCTCCAGCCGAGCCGACGCAAGGCGCGCCCGAGCTCGGAGCGTTCCCAGCGGGACAGGCCGTCCCAGCATGACGCCTGGTCGAGTAACTCCGAAGATGCGGGAGGTTGCATGACTCCACGATACGGGCCGGGTGTGACAGGGCCTGAGGTACCGGCGAAACCGTCCCACCGGGCTTGTGCCATCCGGCGGGCATGCAACAATGGCGGCACCGCCGGTTTCCCATGGCCGGCTGTCGACGGGTACGGGCTGTGGCGCAGTTTGGCAGCGCACCTGCTTTGGGAGCAGGGGGTCGCCGGTTCAAATCCGGCCAGCCCGACGTACGCGGAGGCCGCACTATCCTGCGGCCGACGCGGGTGTAGCTCAATGGTAGAGCCCCAGCCTTCCAAGCTGGTCATGAGGGTTCGATTCCCTTCACCCGCTCTGCGGACCGACCGAATGGAATCTGCCCCCGTAGCTCAGAGGACAGAGCAGGAGCCTTCTAAGCTCTTGGTCGGGGGTTCGAATCCTCCCGGGGGCGCCGGGTTCGGTTCGCACATGGTGGCCGTAGCTCAGTTGGATAGAGCGCCGGGTTGTGGTCCCGGAGGTCGCGGGTTCGAAACCCGTCGGCCACCCCGAAGAGGCGGCGTCGACGCGCCGTCTTCCCGTTGAAGCGAGGTAGCGAGGTTGAATACCAAGGTCACGGACCTGGGTCCGTTCGAGAAACTGATGACCCTCGAGGTCTCCGGCGAAACGCTGCTTGCAGCAGAGAATCGGGCGGCCCGCAAGCTGTCGCGCGAAGTCAAGATCAAGGGGTTCCGGCCCGGCCACGCGCCCCGCAGAGTCGTCGAGTCCGTGGTTGGTGCGCAGCGACTGCGCAGCGACGCGATCGATGAGCTCCTTCCGGCGATGGTCGCCGAAGCACTCAACGAGAGTGAACTCGTTCCTGCGCTCAACCCGAGTGTCGACGAGATCGTCGATGTCGACGACGGAGTCGAGGTGCAGATCAAGGTGACACTCTGGCCAGAACTCGACACGGTCCCCGAGTTTCGTGACCGCGAGATCGAGGTGAACGTCCCCGACGTCGACGAAGAAGAGCTCCGGTCTCAGATCGACCGGATGCGTGACCAGTTCTCCGAACTGGAGACGGTCGACCGCCCGGTCGTCGAGGGCGACTTCGTCGCGATCGATCTGAGTGCGAGCCTCGACGGCGAGCCGATCGAGGATGCCACGGTCACCGACCTGCTGCTCGAAACGGGTTCCGGCTCGTTCATCGAGGGCATCGACGAACAGCTCATCGGCAAGAAGGCCGGCGACATCGTCGCGTTCGACGGCCCACTTCCCGCCGGTTTCGGCGACAGGGCCGGCGAGCAGGTCACGTTTCGGGTCCTCGTCAAGGAAGTCAAGGAAAAGCGGCTGCCCGACCTGACCGACGAGTGGGTCTCCGATGTCACCGAGTTCGAAACGGTGGAGGAGATGCGCAGCGACTTGGAGCAACGGATGACAGAGGTCAAACGCGCCGGCTCGATGGCGCAGCTTCGCAACGGCATCCTGGAGCAGCTTCTCGACGAGATGGAACTCGAGATTCCCGAAGGGATCATCGGGGCGGAGATGGACACCATCCTGCACCGTTTCGCTCATGAGCTCGAAGGACAGGGGATCTCGCTGGGCGACTACCTCCAGGTCACCGGCCAGAACCAGGAGGCGTTCGTCGACGACCTTCGCAGTCGGGCCGACCGCAACGTTCGGACCGATATCTTGCTCAACTCGATCGCCAAGGCAGAAGGCATCGAGGTGTCTGAGGAAGAAGTCGCCGAGGTGGTGGATTCCCTCGCCAGACAGGCAGGTCGGGAGCCCGAGGAGTTCCGTGCAGAGCTCGGTGAACAAGAGAATGCCGTGCGCGGTGATATCCTGCGCCGCAAGGCGCTCGAGATGCTCGTGAACGCAGTCGTCCCGATCGACCAGAATGGAAGCCGGATCGTCCTGATCGCCGAAGAAACGAAGGACGACGATCAACCGGCAGAGGAGACGGAATGAACGCCGAGAACTACATCGTCCCAACGGTCATCGAAACGACAAGTCGCGGTGAGCGCGCGTTCGACATCTACAGCCGACTGCTGAAAGATCGCATCGTCTTCCTCGGTACTCTCATCGATGACACCGTCGCCAATCTCATCATGGCGCAGATGCTGCACCTGGAGAGCGAAGACCCCGACAAAGACGTCTACCTCTACATCAACTCTCCCGGCGGCTCGATCACGTCACTGTTCGCGATCTATGACACGATGCAGTACATCAAGCCGGCCGTCACGACCGTGTGCATGGGCATGGCGGCCTCGGCGGCGGCGGTGATCCTCGCCGGTGGGGAAAAGGGCAAGCGGTTCGCGTTGCCGCACGCCCGCGTGATGCTGCACCAGCCGTCGGGCGGCGCCCAAGGCCAGGCGTCCGACATCGAGATTCAGGCCCGGCTCATCATGCAGATGCGCGAGCAGCTCAACGAGATCCTCGCCGAGCACACCGGCCAGACCATGGAGAAAGTCTCCGAGGACACCGAGCGGGACTTCTGGATGCTCGCCGAGGAGGCGAAGGCATATGGGATCATCGATGACATTCTGTCGCGGCGGGAACTCGCCGCGGTGACGGGGGCGTGATGGCAAAGTTCGGCGAAGGCAGCGAACTGTTGAAGTGCAGCTTCTGTGGCAAGTCACAGAAGCAGGTTCGCAAGCTGATCGCCGGGCCCGGCGTGTACATCTGCGACGAGTGCATCGAGTTGTGCAACGAGATCATCGCCGAGGAGTTCACGGAGCAAGAAACGGTCGGAATCACCGAGCTGCCGACACCACACGAGATCTACGAGTTTCTCGACGACTACGTCGTCGGTCAGGACCGTGCCAAGAAGGTCCTGTCGGTCGCCGTCTAC is drawn from bacterium BMS3Abin02 and contains these coding sequences:
- a CDS encoding putative pyridoxal phosphate-dependent acyltransferase, which codes for MTDHPHAATPRADVFEKALTYDRARQAREAGFYPYFLPLESNEGSEAIYHGRRILMFGSNNYLGLTTHPKVREAARRAISELGTSCTGSRFLNGTLEMHLELERQLAEFVGKEAALVFSTGMQTNLGTISALIGRSDTVFLDKDDHASIVDAARLGWGRIKRFRHNDLGDLERQLLSTADDRGRLVVVDGLYSMEGDLAPLPEILDLSHRYGARVMVDDAHGIGVMGAGRGTAAHFGVVDETDLIMSTFSKSFASLGGFIAGDTQVVDFIQHHARALIFSASIPPPNAAAALAALEIMRSEPERVERLQRNGERWRTGLQHLGFDTGNSVSPIVPVIVGDDMVTFGMWRMLLDEGVYTNPVVSPATPNGRQLLRTSCMATHTNDQIDRALEAFEKIGKLANLI
- the tig gene encoding trigger factor encodes the protein MNTKVTDLGPFEKLMTLEVSGETLLAAENRAARKLSREVKIKGFRPGHAPRRVVESVVGAQRLRSDAIDELLPAMVAEALNESELVPALNPSVDEIVDVDDGVEVQIKVTLWPELDTVPEFRDREIEVNVPDVDEEELRSQIDRMRDQFSELETVDRPVVEGDFVAIDLSASLDGEPIEDATVTDLLLETGSGSFIEGIDEQLIGKKAGDIVAFDGPLPAGFGDRAGEQVTFRVLVKEVKEKRLPDLTDEWVSDVTEFETVEEMRSDLEQRMTEVKRAGSMAQLRNGILEQLLDEMELEIPEGIIGAEMDTILHRFAHELEGQGISLGDYLQVTGQNQEAFVDDLRSRADRNVRTDILLNSIAKAEGIEVSEEEVAEVVDSLARQAGREPEEFRAELGEQENAVRGDILRRKALEMLVNAVVPIDQNGSRIVLIAEETKDDDQPAEETE
- the clpP gene encoding ATP-dependent Clp protease proteolytic subunit — protein: MNAENYIVPTVIETTSRGERAFDIYSRLLKDRIVFLGTLIDDTVANLIMAQMLHLESEDPDKDVYLYINSPGGSITSLFAIYDTMQYIKPAVTTVCMGMAASAAAVILAGGEKGKRFALPHARVMLHQPSGGAQGQASDIEIQARLIMQMREQLNEILAEHTGQTMEKVSEDTERDFWMLAEEAKAYGIIDDILSRRELAAVTGA